From Candidatus Pedobacter colombiensis, one genomic window encodes:
- the pyrE gene encoding orotate phosphoribosyltransferase: MYNKSDIELKVAEFLLQIKAIKLQPNNPFTWASGWKSPIYCDNRITLSHPSVRTYIRQKLTQLIQEEFGSVDLIAGVATAGIPQGALVAQELGLPFAYVRSKAKEHGTGSLIEGEIIEGQRVVVIEDLISTGKSSLQAVDALRKAGLSVAGLVAIFTYGFDQADENFAAAKCRYATLSNYNTLIDYAAEHSFIAQKDVDLLTKWRRNPSEWANKLEKLT; the protein is encoded by the coding sequence ATGTATAATAAAAGTGATATTGAATTAAAGGTAGCTGAATTTTTATTACAAATAAAAGCAATAAAGTTACAACCGAATAACCCGTTTACATGGGCTTCCGGTTGGAAATCTCCCATTTATTGTGACAATAGGATCACCCTTTCCCATCCATCTGTTAGAACTTATATCAGGCAAAAACTTACGCAATTAATTCAGGAAGAATTTGGTTCTGTAGATCTGATTGCAGGAGTGGCAACTGCAGGTATCCCACAAGGTGCTTTAGTAGCTCAAGAACTTGGATTACCATTTGCTTACGTAAGATCAAAAGCAAAAGAACATGGAACAGGAAGTCTGATTGAAGGTGAAATCATTGAAGGACAAAGAGTCGTAGTCATAGAGGATCTGATTTCAACAGGTAAAAGCAGTTTACAAGCTGTGGATGCACTGAGAAAAGCCGGACTATCTGTTGCAGGATTGGTTGCCATTTTCACCTATGGTTTTGATCAGGCTGATGAAAACTTTGCTGCTGCAAAATGCCGCTATGCAACACTATCTAATTACAATACATTAATTGATTATGCTGCAGAGCATAGTTTTATAGCGCAAAAAGATGTAGATCTTTTAACTAAATGGCGCAGAAACCCATCTGAATGGGCTAACAAATTAGAAAAACTAACCTAA
- a CDS encoding SRPBCC family protein, which produces MTVIESTTEVNLPVEKVYAFLADMNNHQQLMPENIYNWSSTQDEASFTIQNMAKLSIKISNRIENKELTAIPTEKAPFDLELKWTVADNGKGGTTASHIISADLNMMMKMLAAGPLQKLADHQTSRLAELLK; this is translated from the coding sequence ATGACTGTTATTGAAAGTACTACTGAAGTAAATTTACCTGTAGAAAAAGTATATGCTTTTTTGGCAGATATGAATAATCATCAGCAGTTGATGCCCGAGAATATTTATAACTGGTCTTCTACTCAAGATGAGGCTAGTTTTACCATACAAAACATGGCAAAACTGTCTATCAAAATATCCAATCGTATAGAGAACAAAGAGCTTACAGCTATTCCAACAGAAAAAGCTCCATTTGATCTTGAATTAAAATGGACAGTAGCGGATAACGGTAAAGGTGGCACAACAGCTTCGCACATTATATCAGCTGATTTGAATATGATGATGAAAATGCTTGCAGCGGGTCCACTGCAGAAGCTTGCAGATCATCAAACTTCAAGATTAGCCGAGTTATTAAAATAA
- a CDS encoding RNA polymerase sigma factor RpoD/SigA, with protein sequence MKDIKIERSITRRAEDSLERYLQEISRFPLLKGEEEVILAKKISSGDKAALERLVNCNLRFVVSVAKKYEIEGMPLADLISEGNIGLVKAAKRFDESRGFKFISYAVWWIRQAILYSIGLHKRTIRLPMNQLGGIMDLWRSEDLLEQQLHRLPTLDELTEFMGIPDERVLDYLSNSADVFSLDMPLEDAEEGPRVSTMSDPAAVSPDAGLEREAFHINIQRMMNVLSPRDQNILRLAYGMGGGRPLPNEDISNLLGLSSETIRRAKQKALFRLREMKEVKMMLQYL encoded by the coding sequence ATGAAAGATATTAAGATAGAAAGATCTATTACCAGGCGTGCTGAGGATTCGCTAGAGCGTTATCTGCAGGAGATATCAAGGTTTCCATTGCTCAAAGGAGAGGAGGAAGTAATACTGGCAAAAAAGATCAGTTCGGGAGATAAAGCAGCATTAGAAAGGTTGGTGAATTGTAATTTGCGTTTTGTGGTTTCAGTTGCTAAAAAATATGAAATAGAAGGGATGCCTTTAGCAGATTTGATTTCAGAAGGTAATATTGGCTTGGTAAAAGCTGCGAAACGTTTTGATGAAAGCAGGGGTTTTAAATTTATTTCTTATGCTGTTTGGTGGATCAGGCAAGCGATTTTGTATAGTATAGGTCTCCATAAACGTACAATACGGTTACCTATGAACCAGTTGGGTGGAATAATGGACTTATGGAGATCGGAAGATTTGCTGGAACAGCAGTTGCATCGTTTACCTACTTTAGATGAGTTGACAGAATTTATGGGTATTCCGGATGAACGAGTGCTTGATTACTTATCAAATTCAGCTGATGTTTTTTCGCTTGATATGCCATTAGAAGACGCTGAAGAAGGCCCTAGGGTAAGTACAATGAGCGATCCTGCAGCGGTATCACCTGATGCGGGTTTGGAGCGGGAAGCATTTCATATTAATATTCAACGGATGATGAATGTACTTAGTCCGCGTGACCAGAATATTCTTCGTTTGGCCTATGGAATGGGTGGAGGCAGGCCATTACCAAATGAGGATATCAGTAATTTATTGGGACTGAGTTCGGAAACCATTCGCAGAGCAAAGCAGAAAGCGCTGTTTAGATTACGCGAAATGAAAGAGGTAAAAATGATGCTTCAATATTTATAG
- a CDS encoding MFS transporter, which yields MREFIRLYLDAYKGLSTPAWMLALVMLINRSGAMVIPFLGVYMVNHLNFNLEDTGTVLSCFGVGAVSGSFLGGWLTDKVGHFRVQLISLILTVPVFFLLPELNTVVKLGIGVFILSIISETFRPANSVSIAYYSKPDNIIRSFSLNRMAMNLGFSIGPALGGFLAAVSYTFLFYGNAVAAFLSALLFFIYFRNRKGNEKKVVEHKAVADDQKLDRSPYKDTLFVLFSILSCVFAICFFQLLNTLPLYYRTIYKLTEANIGVILAFSGMVVFLLEMLLVHIAEKRMTARAVIVWGVLLCGLSFLILNLANGIWVLYVSIFVLCIAEILAMPFMATVTLQRSSQKNRGAYMGVNALSFSAAHVFSPFIGTRIAAIYGFETLWYGTAAVLLITAIGFLIVMKKMRLADF from the coding sequence ATGAGAGAATTTATACGATTATATCTGGACGCTTATAAAGGGCTATCTACTCCGGCATGGATGTTAGCGCTTGTTATGCTGATCAATAGAAGTGGGGCGATGGTTATTCCTTTTTTGGGTGTTTATATGGTTAATCATTTAAACTTTAACCTGGAAGACACAGGGACTGTTTTAAGCTGCTTTGGTGTTGGTGCTGTTTCAGGATCTTTTTTAGGAGGATGGTTAACGGATAAAGTTGGACACTTTAGAGTTCAGCTAATCAGTTTGATTTTAACCGTACCTGTGTTTTTTCTGCTACCTGAGTTAAATACGGTGGTAAAACTTGGGATTGGTGTTTTCATATTAAGTATTATATCAGAAACCTTCAGACCTGCGAATTCTGTTTCTATCGCTTACTATTCAAAGCCGGATAACATTATCAGGTCGTTTTCATTAAATAGGATGGCGATGAACCTGGGATTTTCAATTGGCCCTGCTTTGGGTGGTTTTTTAGCGGCTGTTTCTTATACATTTTTGTTTTATGGCAACGCAGTTGCAGCTTTTTTGTCGGCCCTGTTGTTCTTTATTTATTTCCGTAACCGTAAGGGAAATGAAAAGAAGGTTGTTGAGCATAAAGCTGTTGCTGATGATCAAAAGTTGGATAGATCGCCGTATAAAGACACTCTTTTTGTGCTTTTCAGTATTCTAAGCTGTGTATTTGCGATTTGTTTTTTTCAATTGTTAAATACACTGCCCTTGTACTATAGGACTATTTATAAACTTACAGAGGCGAATATTGGCGTAATTCTGGCATTTAGTGGTATGGTGGTCTTTTTGTTGGAGATGTTGCTGGTACATATTGCGGAGAAAAGAATGACCGCCAGGGCTGTAATTGTTTGGGGAGTTTTACTTTGTGGATTGTCCTTTTTAATTTTAAATCTCGCAAATGGCATTTGGGTATTGTATGTGTCCATCTTTGTACTCTGTATTGCTGAAATTCTAGCAATGCCATTTATGGCTACAGTAACTTTACAACGCTCATCGCAAAAAAACAGAGGCGCATATATGGGAGTTAATGCTTTGTCTTTTTCTGCAGCGCATGTATTCTCTCCTTTTATTGGAACAAGGATTGCTGCCATTTATGGTTTTGAAACTTTATGGTATGGAACAGCCGCGGTATTGTTAATTACGGCAATAGGGTTTCTTATTGTAATGAAAAAAATGAGGTTGGCAGATTTTTAA
- a CDS encoding DUF1801 domain-containing protein has protein sequence MLTPLDDFYQQKEEPLRGCLLALKHIILGLDTQITAEWKYKLPFFYYKGKMFCYLWFHKKYKKPYIGIVESKHIDHPDLLIEKRARMKIMLIDPEQDLPVETIKNILKQAIAKY, from the coding sequence ATGCTAACTCCACTCGATGATTTCTATCAGCAAAAAGAAGAGCCTCTGAGGGGGTGTTTGCTAGCATTAAAACATATTATTTTAGGACTGGATACGCAGATCACTGCCGAATGGAAATACAAATTACCATTTTTCTACTATAAAGGAAAAATGTTCTGTTATCTCTGGTTTCATAAAAAGTATAAAAAGCCCTATATCGGCATTGTTGAAAGCAAGCATATCGATCACCCTGATCTTTTGATTGAAAAACGGGCAAGAATGAAAATTATGCTGATTGATCCTGAGCAGGATCTTCCGGTTGAAACCATTAAAAACATATTAAAGCAAGCAATTGCCAAATATTAA
- the clpB gene encoding ATP-dependent chaperone ClpB, giving the protein MNFNNFTIKAQEAIQQASEIAQGNQQQAIETAHILKGLLTVDENVVSYILKKLNVNLNVLNQQLDTEIEKFPKVTGSSPYLTSGSNSALQKAQSYLKEFKDEFVSVEHILLGLLSVNDNTAKYLKDQGVTEKDLKKAIIALRGDNHVTGQNAEATYNALNKYARNLNEYAESGKLDPIIGRDEEIRRVIQILSRRTKNNPILIGEPGVGKTAIAEGIAFRIIKGDVPANLKSKTVYSLDMGALIAGAKYKGEFEERLKAVIKEVTQSDGDIILFIDEIHTLVGAGGGEGAMDAANILKPALARGELRAIGATTLDEYQKYIEKDKALERRFQKVMVDEPDTQDAISILRGLKERYETHHKVRIKDEAIIAAVEMSQRYIADRFLPDKAIDLMDEAAAKLRMEMDSVPEEVDEMNRKIMQLEIEREAIKRENDSKKVKSLGEEIANLSAERDEIKAKWQGEKDLVDNINNELELVENYKQEASQAERAGDYGKVAELRYGKIKEAQDKVEKLKTQLESQQIEGRMLKEEVTADDIAGVVARSTGIPVTKLISSEREKLLHLETELHKRVAGQHEAIEAISDAIRRSRAGLQDKRKPIGSFIFLGTTGVGKTELAKALAEFLFNDENAMTRIDMSEYQERHAVSRLIGAPPGYVGYEEGGQLTEAVRRKPYSVVLLDEIEKAHPDVFNILLQVLDDGRLTDNKGRVVNFKNTIIIMTSNIGSHLIQDNFKELNDENRDEVIAKTKSELFELLKQTIRPEFLNRIDELIMFTPLDRNEIRDIVSLQFKHVQETLAEMGIEMEASPEALDWLAELGYDPQFGARPLKRVIQKRILNELSKEILAGKVDKDSKIKLDMFDHKFVFLNSK; this is encoded by the coding sequence ATGAACTTCAATAACTTCACTATAAAAGCGCAGGAAGCGATTCAACAGGCTTCCGAAATAGCCCAAGGCAATCAGCAACAGGCTATTGAAACAGCACATATCTTAAAAGGTTTGCTTACTGTTGATGAAAATGTAGTTTCCTATATTTTGAAGAAGCTCAATGTGAATCTAAATGTTTTAAATCAACAACTAGATACAGAGATTGAGAAATTCCCTAAAGTTACCGGCAGCAGTCCATATTTAACTTCAGGAAGCAATTCGGCCCTACAAAAAGCTCAATCCTATTTAAAAGAATTTAAAGACGAATTTGTATCTGTTGAGCACATCTTGCTTGGCTTACTTTCTGTAAATGACAATACAGCTAAATATCTCAAAGATCAAGGTGTAACGGAGAAAGACCTTAAAAAAGCCATTATTGCTTTACGGGGTGATAACCATGTTACCGGTCAAAATGCTGAAGCTACTTACAATGCATTAAATAAATATGCACGTAACTTAAACGAATATGCCGAATCAGGCAAACTAGACCCTATAATTGGTCGCGATGAAGAAATCAGGCGGGTAATTCAGATTCTTTCAAGAAGAACTAAAAACAACCCGATATTGATTGGTGAACCTGGTGTTGGTAAAACTGCAATTGCAGAGGGGATTGCTTTCAGAATTATTAAAGGTGACGTTCCTGCCAACCTGAAATCAAAAACCGTTTACTCTCTGGATATGGGGGCATTGATTGCAGGAGCAAAATATAAAGGAGAGTTTGAGGAACGCCTAAAAGCAGTGATTAAAGAGGTAACTCAAAGCGATGGAGACATTATTTTGTTTATTGATGAGATCCATACGCTGGTAGGTGCCGGTGGTGGTGAAGGCGCAATGGATGCTGCAAACATCTTAAAACCTGCATTGGCCCGTGGCGAATTACGCGCAATTGGTGCCACTACCCTGGATGAATACCAGAAATATATAGAAAAAGATAAAGCATTAGAGCGCCGTTTCCAAAAAGTAATGGTTGATGAGCCCGACACCCAGGATGCAATCTCTATCCTCCGTGGGTTGAAAGAACGTTACGAAACTCACCACAAGGTGCGAATTAAAGATGAGGCTATTATTGCAGCTGTTGAAATGTCACAACGTTATATTGCCGATAGGTTTTTACCCGATAAAGCCATCGACTTAATGGATGAGGCTGCGGCTAAACTTCGCATGGAAATGGATAGTGTACCTGAGGAAGTAGATGAAATGAATCGTAAGATTATGCAATTAGAGATCGAACGGGAAGCCATTAAACGCGAAAACGACAGTAAAAAAGTAAAATCTCTGGGTGAGGAGATAGCCAATCTATCAGCTGAAAGAGACGAAATAAAAGCAAAATGGCAGGGTGAAAAAGACCTGGTAGACAATATTAACAATGAGCTGGAACTGGTTGAAAACTACAAACAAGAAGCCAGTCAGGCCGAGCGTGCCGGCGATTATGGAAAAGTTGCCGAACTACGTTATGGTAAAATAAAAGAAGCACAGGATAAAGTTGAAAAATTAAAAACCCAATTAGAAAGCCAGCAGATTGAAGGCCGCATGTTAAAAGAAGAGGTTACCGCTGATGACATTGCCGGCGTAGTAGCTCGTTCGACCGGCATACCGGTAACCAAGTTGATTTCCAGCGAGCGCGAAAAATTATTGCATCTTGAGACTGAACTACATAAACGTGTTGCCGGACAGCATGAGGCTATTGAAGCTATATCTGATGCCATACGTCGTTCGCGTGCCGGATTACAAGATAAACGTAAACCAATTGGTTCGTTTATATTCCTTGGTACCACCGGAGTAGGTAAAACAGAACTAGCGAAAGCTCTGGCAGAATTCCTGTTCAACGATGAAAATGCAATGACCCGCATTGATATGAGTGAATACCAGGAACGACATGCTGTTTCTCGTTTAATCGGTGCGCCTCCTGGATATGTAGGTTATGAAGAAGGTGGACAGCTGACTGAAGCCGTACGTCGTAAACCTTATTCAGTTGTATTATTGGATGAAATTGAGAAAGCACACCCGGATGTATTTAACATCTTATTGCAAGTGTTAGATGATGGCCGTTTGACGGATAATAAAGGTCGAGTGGTGAATTTTAAAAACACAATTATCATCATGACTTCAAATATTGGCTCCCACCTGATACAGGATAATTTTAAAGAGCTGAATGATGAAAACCGTGATGAGGTCATTGCAAAAACTAAAAGTGAGCTATTTGAGCTGTTAAAACAGACGATCAGGCCGGAATTTTTAAACAGGATTGATGAGTTGATTATGTTTACTCCGCTTGACCGCAATGAGATTAGAGACATTGTAAGTCTGCAATTTAAACATGTACAGGAGACACTTGCCGAAATGGGTATCGAAATGGAGGCTTCCCCTGAAGCATTGGACTGGTTAGCCGAACTAGGGTATGATCCGCAATTTGGAGCTCGGCCATTGAAACGCGTGATACAAAAACGCATTTTAAATGAGTTGTCCAAGGAAATCCTGGCAGGAAAAGTAGACAAGGATAGTAAAATAAAATTAGATATGTTCGATCACAAATTTGTGTTTTTGAACAGTAAATAA
- a CDS encoding glycosyltransferase, with the protein MKIAYISTYPPRECGIATFNHNLLRAIGFDKTTVSDDSYVVAMNDSEHLDTYEYPAEVKYKIRQENQKDYIRAADYINTSLVDACIMEHEFGIYGGRDGVYILPLIARLQKPLVTILHTVLKDPSYMQLTIIREIAKHSSRVVVMSHRAVGFLTSIYGISFSKIQLIEHGVPDLEAETDNPVKNAFPFKNKKVLFTFGLISRNKGLETVIEALPQIVAQNPDVMYVILGTTHPGVIRSSGEEYRDSLKKLAKKLNVEDNLTFINKFVSEKQLFDYLTACDMYITPYLNEAQITSGTLSYAIGAGAAVISTPYWHAQELLAENRGRLFDFKDVDTLATIVNELFEDKAMLNKLKANAYEYGLNLRWPVIGKIFVDALNEAIIKSLSEKEDTDRQIIDPDTMPSFNLAHVRRLTDDTGIVQHAKYGIPNLKEGYCLDDNARALIMAILAYQQNKSKVALELLPVYLSYIQYMQCDDGSFRNFLSFTREYLDEVGSEDSFGRTIWSLGYLINNAPNNSYREFARELFNKSVPHFKSLEHLRGIGNTMIGLSDYLKAHPGDERIRHEFERLAEPLKEAYRINNYGDWHWFEEKMTYDNAILPLALLCYYQTSKDAESLSIALESMKFLSQKTLSHGYLNPVGNDGWLYRDGPEMAVYDQQAIETMAMVLMYFKAYEITHEITYIKQMYLCYQWFLGENSLHLPLFDHETKGCGDGLQPHGVNRNQGAESTLAYWISHLMVLKALEFEYIQISDLVSVQKQVLN; encoded by the coding sequence ATGAAAATTGCTTATATATCCACCTATCCACCACGTGAATGTGGTATTGCTACGTTTAATCATAACCTACTTCGGGCAATTGGCTTCGATAAAACTACTGTTTCGGACGATAGTTATGTAGTCGCAATGAATGATTCAGAGCATTTAGACACCTACGAATACCCCGCAGAAGTTAAGTATAAAATCCGTCAGGAAAACCAGAAGGACTATATCCGTGCAGCTGATTACATCAATACCAGTTTAGTAGATGCCTGCATTATGGAGCATGAATTTGGCATTTATGGAGGTAGAGATGGGGTTTATATCCTTCCATTAATTGCAAGGTTACAAAAACCTTTGGTCACTATTTTACATACGGTATTAAAAGACCCAAGCTATATGCAGCTAACCATTATCAGGGAAATAGCAAAACATTCGTCGAGGGTGGTGGTAATGAGCCATAGGGCAGTTGGTTTTTTAACCAGCATATATGGAATTTCATTTAGCAAGATTCAATTGATTGAACATGGTGTTCCTGATCTGGAAGCTGAAACAGATAACCCGGTTAAAAATGCCTTTCCTTTTAAAAATAAAAAAGTACTGTTTACTTTTGGACTGATCAGCAGAAATAAGGGATTAGAGACCGTTATAGAAGCATTACCACAAATAGTTGCCCAAAACCCCGATGTAATGTATGTGATTCTGGGTACTACACACCCAGGGGTGATTCGTAGTTCTGGAGAAGAATATCGTGATAGCTTAAAAAAATTAGCCAAAAAGCTCAACGTGGAAGACAACCTTACTTTTATCAATAAATTTGTATCGGAAAAGCAGTTGTTTGACTATTTAACGGCCTGTGATATGTATATCACTCCTTATTTAAACGAAGCCCAGATTACCAGCGGGACATTATCTTATGCTATTGGTGCTGGCGCAGCTGTAATTTCAACCCCATACTGGCATGCACAGGAGCTATTGGCCGAAAACAGAGGTCGGTTATTTGATTTTAAAGATGTAGATACCCTTGCCACTATTGTAAATGAATTGTTTGAAGATAAGGCTATGCTAAACAAGCTTAAAGCAAACGCCTACGAGTATGGACTTAATTTACGCTGGCCAGTTATCGGAAAAATATTTGTGGATGCGTTGAACGAAGCCATCATTAAATCTCTTTCCGAAAAAGAAGATACCGATAGACAGATCATAGATCCGGATACCATGCCTTCATTTAATCTGGCACACGTGCGAAGGTTAACAGATGACACCGGTATTGTACAACATGCAAAATATGGCATTCCGAACCTAAAAGAGGGCTATTGCCTTGACGATAACGCCCGGGCCTTGATCATGGCTATCCTGGCTTATCAACAAAATAAAAGTAAAGTTGCTCTGGAACTGCTCCCGGTTTATTTAAGTTATATTCAATATATGCAGTGTGATGATGGCAGTTTCAGAAACTTCTTAAGCTTTACCAGAGAATACCTGGACGAAGTCGGTTCTGAAGATTCCTTTGGACGCACCATTTGGTCGCTCGGCTACCTGATTAATAATGCACCAAATAACTCATATCGTGAATTTGCAAGAGAGTTATTTAATAAATCTGTACCTCATTTTAAAAGCCTGGAGCATCTAAGAGGCATAGGCAATACCATGATTGGCTTATCTGATTACCTGAAAGCGCATCCGGGCGATGAACGGATCAGACATGAATTTGAACGGCTCGCAGAACCACTAAAAGAAGCCTACCGCATAAATAATTACGGGGACTGGCATTGGTTTGAGGAAAAAATGACATATGACAATGCCATTTTACCACTGGCTTTACTTTGTTATTATCAAACCAGCAAGGATGCTGAATCACTTAGCATTGCACTGGAAAGCATGAAATTCTTAAGTCAAAAAACCTTATCTCATGGTTATTTGAATCCGGTTGGCAACGATGGTTGGCTTTACAGAGATGGTCCTGAGATGGCAGTATATGACCAACAGGCTATTGAAACCATGGCAATGGTCTTGATGTACTTTAAAGCTTATGAAATTACCCATGAAATCACTTACATTAAACAGATGTACTTGTGCTATCAATGGTTTTTAGGAGAAAACAGTTTGCATCTTCCTTTATTTGATCATGAAACCAAAGGGTGTGGTGACGGCTTACAGCCACATGGTGTTAACCGTAACCAAGGTGCAGAGAGCACTCTAGCTTACTGGATCTCCCATTTGATGGTATTGAAAGCGCTTGAATTCGAATATATTCAAATCAGCGACCTGGTTTCTGTACAAAAGCAAGTGCTAAATTAA